In Helicobacter sp. MIT 99-5507, the sequence TTTGTTTGTTAGCTGTTTGTAGATATCACCTTCTTCACCAAATACTAATTTTGTGCCATCAATATTAAATGGTGGGATTTCCATAGGTCGTGTTGGTGGTGTGCCTTTTTTATTCACTCCTGAAGAGTTAAACTGCCCGCCATGACATGCACACAAAAACTCTTTTTTATCTTTTTCATATGTAGGAATACAACCAAGATGAGTGCATACCTGCAAGCCGACTGTATAAAGCTCGCCATTTATTTCAAAATCTCTACCTTCTATCTTTTCAGAACCACTATCTTTTTTTAGAACATAGACAGGTTGCCCACGCCATTCAAAAGTCTTTAGCTCCCCTTTTTCTATCTGTGATATATCAACTGTTGTAAATCCACCTGATACAACATTAGGAAGTGGATCCCAAGTCTTTTTCATAGCAAATATTGTTGCACCAGCACCAACTGCCGCAACTGCTGCTAAGCTCATACCAAGAAAATCGCGTCTATTGACATTTTCTTCCATTACTCCCCCCTTTGAAATACATGCTTATAAAAACTTAATAAAAAAAGGTTATCTTATATCACATTTGCTTAAAAGTTGTTATAAATTTTAGTTTTAAAATCATTTGTATTTAAAATAAAATATTAGACAAATATAGTTTATTGTTAAAAATTCCTATAAATTGCAGTTTTAAAATCTCTACCTAGCACATTTAAAATTGTTTTTATTTTATTTGATTCTCTTATATATGCTTGATTTGAGGCTTGGTTATAGAATTGCTCTAGTAGCTCTAAAATCTCAAAATCTTCAATCAAAGCTAAATCTTGTGTTTTATAAAGCACATTTTTTGCCCCTATGCTTTCAAATGCTCTATTTAGAATCCCAAAAGGAACATTATATGTAATATCACTTTTTTGATATAAAGAAAATGCAAAACTAGACAATGTGCCATCTTGTATCAATGGAAATACCTCGTGATTATAAAAGATTCTGATACTAAAATCATTTTTATAGATTTTATTTCCATAGTCAAAAACACAAAATATCCACTTCATAAAATTTGTATTTATAGAATCTAATTCTTTGCAAAAATAAAAATAACTTATTGGAATCTCACCCCGTGTAATACCTTCTTTTTTTGCGATTTCTACAATATTTTTATCTATGATATTTTGTAAAAATTCTATTTTATTATCATTTATATATGCTATTTTTTTATTATCATATAGGTTACAAGGTAGTGCATCAAAAAACTCATTTGCTACAAAAAAACAATTCCATTCTAGATTTTTTAGCTCTTTTATATTTTTTATTATTTTTATTTTATTCTGTGGTTTATTTATTTTATTAGATTCTACTGCAATAAAATTACAATTTTCTATCACACCCACGCTCAAAGCATCCAAAAAATCGTATATATCATTGATAAGATTTAGATTATTTGCACCAAATTCTATGATATTTAGCGGTAGTTTTAGATTTTCATTTTCTAGATTTTTTAGGATATATTTTGCTATTGCCCCACCAAAAAATCTACTTGCACTAACTGCTGTATAAAAATCTCTCCCAATGCTAGTATTTTTATAATATCCATTTACCCAAGAGAGAAAAAAATCATCAAATCTCTGCATTTATTTCATTTAGTGCATTTTGTAAAGATTGAAAACCTTTGTCTATTTCATCTTTTGTGATTGTAAGCGGTGGCAATAATCTAAGCGTTGCATTGCCAGATTTTAGCACTAAAACGCCATTTTGCTTTGCTTTTTTTATGATGAGTGCTAATAATTCATCATTTTTTACTTTAATCCCTTGCATAAAACCAAGTCCGCTAGTGTGTATAAAAATATTTTGATTATCTTTGCAAATTTGTTCTAATTTTTCATCAAAATACTTAATATTATTATCAAGATTCCCACTATTTTTATAAGATTCTAAAGTCTCTAATACACACAAAGCAGCTGCACAAGAGAGTAGATTCCCACCAAATGTGCTTCCATGGTCGCCTACTTTAAATATATCTATTTTAGAAGTCATTGTTGCACCAATTGGCACTCCACCACCAAGCCCTTTTGCAAGGCTAATGATATCAGGCTTTATTCCATAGATTTGTGAAGTTAAAAAATCTCCGCTACGATAGATGCCACTTTGGACTTCATCAACTATTAGCAAAACATCATTTTTTTTACACCAAGATTCTAGATTCTTTATTTCATCTTTTGGCATTGCCTTTACGCCACCCTCACCTTGGATTAGCTCTAGCATTATAGCTATTACATTTTTTTTATTGCTTGCAATATTGATAGCATCACTTATATCATTTGCGTATAAAAATCCACTTGGAAATGGTGCAAAATGTTTGTGCATTTTATCTTGTCCGCAAGCCTTTAATGTAGCAATACTTCGCCCATGAAAGCTATTTTTTAGCGTAATAATATCAAAACGATTTGTAGATTCGCCATACAGCCTTGCGATTTTTATACTACATTCATTTGCTTCTAGCCCAGAATTTGAAAAAAAAACTCGCATTTTATCTTTTGATAATTCTACCAACCTCTTTGCTAGTTTTGCTTGTTGTGGGATAGCAAATAGATTTGATAGATGCAACATTTTTGCTTGATTTGATATGCTCTCTACTAGATTTTTATTGTTATGCCCAAGGCTATTTACACCAATTCCAGCAGTAAAATCAATATAGCAAAATCCTTGCTTATCATAGATTTTAGCATTTTCTCCATGTTCAAACTCTGTATAATCCCTGCTATATGTATGTAGGACATACTCTTTATCTATTTGCTCTAGGTTATCCAAAAATACCACTCCTTAGAAAACTTAATAGGATTGACGTGTTAATATAGCTTTTGCCCTATTGTCACGTTTTTTCAAATCTTTTTGTTGCATTTTCACCAAATTGCAATTGATGATACTATTAATTAATCTCTCTCCAGGGAAATCAGCCATAACCATACCTGCTAAGGCAATTTTATGCTTTTTTAAATAATCTGCTGTAAGTGTGTTTGTCCCCTCAAAGTATATAGTTGCAATCACACCAAACCATGCACCACGTGGAAAATCAGGATATACTCCTTTCCAACCTGGTTCAGTAAGTCCAGTGACTAATCTTCCTGCACCAGTGCCAGGTGATGAATGACCGCTTGCTACGAAATATGGAAAACTTCCGCCAGAGCCACTTAGATAATTCATATAGATTGTTCCAGAACTATTATTTGATCTATTGAATTGTGCTTTGATTTTATCCCATTTTGCGTATAGATCCCAATTTGCATTAAGATGATAATCATCTTGTTTATTAATATATCTATAAGATAAACCATATTGATTAAGCGATAAAACATCAGATAATAATACTAATTTACCACGAAAATCACCTACTTTTGGATTGGTAGTTCCACTTGTATTTACCCAAAAAATATCTTTGTAACTATCATAATATTTTTTAAATAATTTCTCCATTTCAGTGTCACTTGCACTAGAGTTTTCTTGTTTAAATCTCATAAAAATGCTTTCTGTAGGATTCTGTCTTAGAAAATCTCGCACAATCCTTAAGACTTCTCCAAAATCTACACCTAAATTCACAATCCCGTGATAGATAGGAAAAGAATTACCATTGTGTTTTGCACGAATATCAATCACTCGAATCCCGCTTATTAGCTGTTCGCGTAAATTCATCGCTTGTGTTCTTGCTATATCATGCCCTTTTAGTTTTACTCCCCCTGTCATTGTATCATGCGAACCTGGTAATGATAAGTCACTCAAAAGCATTTCATCTGGAAGCCAGTCCATCCATCCTGAGCGATATTGTGTAGCAGCGTATTCATTCCAATATGCTGTATCATAATGTGCAAACATTATATTATGAAATATAAATATAAATATAAATAATTTTATAATTTTCATATTTTGTTTTAAAATCCTAGAATCTTATAGTGATAGTTGTGCCAAAAATTTTATTGTTTAGATTCTATTAATTTATTATAAAAATACACTGATAAATCTACTAAAAATATTATAATTTTAAAAAATTAGATTCTTTGAAAATTATCCTATATGCAATTCTTTATATAATTTTATTGCATATCTATCTGTCATTGAGGCGATATAATCACTAATTACTCTATGTATTTTTGCTCCAGAATCTATTCTATCTTTTGCCTCCAATGGTAATAAATATTTATCATTCATAAAATCATTAAACAATGCCCTTATGCATTGCTTTCCAAAAAACATTTTTCTTTTTATCTCTTCATTTTTATATAGATATTTAAAAAGTGTTTTTTTAATATCTCTTAAATTACTTGTAATATCCTTGTCATAGCATATTTGCTTGCTTTTTTTAAAATTATTTATAATATTTTGTGCTAATGTATTTATCAATGATGAAATAAAACGATAGCGAAAGACTTTATCATTTTTATATACACCATCATTATTTAAGTTTTTTATCAATTTTGCTATCAAGGCATTATCCTCTAAAATATCAATAGAGATTATTTTTTGTTTTATACCATCATCTATATCATGGCTTATATACGCGATTTCATCACTTAAATCTACTATCATTGCTTCTAGTTTTGGATCATTTTCTATTTTAAAAATTTCTTTTAGATTCTTGCTAAAAAATGGTTTATCATAAGGTTTTGAATGTTTTAAGATTCCCTCTAATGTCGCATAAGTAAGATTTAGTCCATTAAATTCTTTGTATCTTTTTTCTAGTTCACTTACAACACGAAATGATTGAAAATTGTGCTCAAATCCATTTTTGTATCCAGAATCTTTTAAGATTCTATCTAGTTCATCACCGCCACTATGCCCAAATGGTGAATGCCCTAAATCATGTGCTAAAGCGATTGCTTCAGCTAGATTTTCTTCTAGGTTGCAATGATTTGCAATAGTCCT encodes:
- the petA gene encoding ubiquinol-cytochrome c reductase iron-sulfur subunit, with product MEENVNRRDFLGMSLAAVAAVGAGATIFAMKKTWDPLPNVVSGGFTTVDISQIEKGELKTFEWRGQPVYVLKKDSGSEKIEGRDFEINGELYTVGLQVCTHLGCIPTYEKDKKEFLCACHGGQFNSSGVNKKGTPPTRPMEIPPFNIDGTKLVFGEEGDIYKQLTNKA
- a CDS encoding SAM-dependent methyltransferase produces the protein MQRFDDFFLSWVNGYYKNTSIGRDFYTAVSASRFFGGAIAKYILKNLENENLKLPLNIIEFGANNLNLINDIYDFLDALSVGVIENCNFIAVESNKINKPQNKIKIIKNIKELKNLEWNCFFVANEFFDALPCNLYDNKKIAYINDNKIEFLQNIIDKNIVEIAKKEGITRGEIPISYFYFCKELDSINTNFMKWIFCVFDYGNKIYKNDFSIRIFYNHEVFPLIQDGTLSSFAFSLYQKSDITYNVPFGILNRAFESIGAKNVLYKTQDLALIEDFEILELLEQFYNQASNQAYIRESNKIKTILNVLGRDFKTAIYRNF
- a CDS encoding aminotransferase class III-fold pyridoxal phosphate-dependent enzyme, with product MDNLEQIDKEYVLHTYSRDYTEFEHGENAKIYDKQGFCYIDFTAGIGVNSLGHNNKNLVESISNQAKMLHLSNLFAIPQQAKLAKRLVELSKDKMRVFFSNSGLEANECSIKIARLYGESTNRFDIITLKNSFHGRSIATLKACGQDKMHKHFAPFPSGFLYANDISDAINIASNKKNVIAIMLELIQGEGGVKAMPKDEIKNLESWCKKNDVLLIVDEVQSGIYRSGDFLTSQIYGIKPDIISLAKGLGGGVPIGATMTSKIDIFKVGDHGSTFGGNLLSCAAALCVLETLESYKNSGNLDNNIKYFDEKLEQICKDNQNIFIHTSGLGFMQGIKVKNDELLALIIKKAKQNGVLVLKSGNATLRLLPPLTITKDEIDKGFQSLQNALNEINAEI
- a CDS encoding phosphatidylinositol-specific phospholipase C; its protein translation is MKIIKLFIFIFIFHNIMFAHYDTAYWNEYAATQYRSGWMDWLPDEMLLSDLSLPGSHDTMTGGVKLKGHDIARTQAMNLREQLISGIRVIDIRAKHNGNSFPIYHGIVNLGVDFGEVLRIVRDFLRQNPTESIFMRFKQENSSASDTEMEKLFKKYYDSYKDIFWVNTSGTTNPKVGDFRGKLVLLSDVLSLNQYGLSYRYINKQDDYHLNANWDLYAKWDKIKAQFNRSNNSSGTIYMNYLSGSGGSFPYFVASGHSSPGTGAGRLVTGLTEPGWKGVYPDFPRGAWFGVIATIYFEGTNTLTADYLKKHKIALAGMVMADFPGERLINSIINCNLVKMQQKDLKKRDNRAKAILTRQSY
- a CDS encoding deoxyguanosinetriphosphate triphosphohydrolase family protein: MRDIDRFYRFNDDYRNPYARDRDRIIHCSSFRRLEYKTQVFLNTQGDYFRTRLTHTIEVSQIARTIANHCNLEENLAEAIALAHDLGHSPFGHSGGDELDRILKDSGYKNGFEHNFQSFRVVSELEKRYKEFNGLNLTYATLEGILKHSKPYDKPFFSKNLKEIFKIENDPKLEAMIVDLSDEIAYISHDIDDGIKQKIISIDILEDNALIAKLIKNLNNDGVYKNDKVFRYRFISSLINTLAQNIINNFKKSKQICYDKDITSNLRDIKKTLFKYLYKNEEIKRKMFFGKQCIRALFNDFMNDKYLLPLEAKDRIDSGAKIHRVISDYIASMTDRYAIKLYKELHIG